GAGAGTTTCTCTTTCACATTTGAGAGTTCTTCAGTTGCAGTTGTAAACTTTTGTTCTGCAGCTATTAGCATCTCTTGGGCATTTTCAATTTGTGTTGAAAGAATAACTCTGGATCGCCTTCTACTAGTAGAACCAAAGATTGAGGTAGGAGTAGGACCAAATCCATACCCTCGAACACGACCATGTCTCTCTGGACCCATGACTTGAGTATATATCTCATCTACATATGTAGATGCTACAGATGTAGATGCTACAGATGTAGATGATACAAATGTAGATGCTCCAGATGATgcagaagtagaagaagatgtCCCCTCAGGTTGGGATAGTAATTGCTGAAATTGATCctggaattataaaaaaaaaaaaaaatattaaacttttaaaataatttagtatgTGGCTATGATTGAAATacaagtatataaaatttatttacttcattacCATAATCTCCTTAGAATGATCATCAACAGGCGTCCCATCTTTTCTTGTGTGTGTCAGGGCAAACATCTCAATTCTATTGGGCTCACTTCGATCCTCTTTCTTTTGTGTCTATTCTTACAAGTAAAACAAttgagttatttatgataaattatttatgtacaaacaaatcatattaataataaattttcaacctGTTCATATCGAATTTGAGCATAACTTTTTGATCCCGATGTATGCTTTATCACTTGCTTTGCCCtatttgccttgtttttttctgagatatcctacatcaattaaaaaatagcaaGTCACCTATATAGGTAatagaaacataataaaagttatatacatgaagtattaggttagatataactaataaatataattttatgtgAATATGAGTATCATAAGATACATTATCAAGAAAAGATCATTATCTTTACCTTGGCTTCAGGTGTACCCCAAAAGTGGATGAGCCACCTCCAATCATCATCTGATAAGTGTGGAGGTCGATGACACAATCTCTCCTCATCTGTATTATAAGGGTTATAATACTTggccttcattttatttctatagcttctaaacaaatttccacaacattgaagaatgtagctcttacatgtttcttctagttcatatttttcctgtattgcattaaaatgtcatgtataaataagaggtatcatttttaaacaataacatTACAATTTAGATTGAATAGTAACTAGCATATACCAATACTAAGGCCCAAATCTTTTCCTTCACATCTTTACTAACATGATTCCAATCTTGAACTTGGATGGGCACATTGTGTTGAGATTGCACCAATGTTCCCATATAGCTTGACAATCTTTCCCTTTTTCCATCATAAACAACTTGCCCTTTGGTATTGAAtcttgtagtttttttttcctcggGTTTCATACTAAGTAAATCTAAGTTACGTGTTGGGCCACGTGTCCTCTTTTTGCTAGAGGATGAACCTATTAAgagtaataatgaaattaaaagaaacataatttacttatcttatataaaattaaacattaaaaacctatcattcaagaaattaaacatatgtaaatttatcatatgtaaagttaaacataattttcttaatcatACCAATAATTGAAGGATCTGAAGAATCGGAAGGATCAGAACTACTAGGAGTAATAGTTGCAGCAGGTTGTATGTCTAAGAGTTGTAGATTGTCCAACTCATCTTCTGGAGACACTATTTGTATTCTTCCTCTTCGATGTGACATTTCCTAcataataaagtaaattagaaaaagtaatacaaaataagttacagaaataatatgaaataaattacaatttgtaTATTTTGTAAGTATACATTTATGTACTTACCAATATTATTAGCTACACATCATCCTGAATAAATTCATTATGTCTTTCAACAATGTTTTCTTGTCGTGATAGTAGAACATCTGTTTGGATAGTTTCTCCTGCAATATCATTTCTATCCCAATTGATTAAATCATTCTCGGCCAACTCATGCACATCACATTGACTATGAGGTGTTATAAACTGTTGATATGGCTCTGGATCATTAGTAGATACTTTCTTATTCATATCATAAACCTCTCGAGTTTGTATCTCTACAACGGTGTGCCAATTTTcctcatttgaattttgaacatagAAGACTTGTTTTGCTTGAGATGCAAGCACAAATGGCTCATCTATGCATATGGTacgttcaaaattcaaacacgTGAACCCATATTCATCCTTTTTTATTCCCCTTCCACTATTGATTACATCCCACCAATCACACTTGAATAAAATAACTCTATTTCCACCAAGGTAATGTAACTCAATTACATCAGTTAGCACACCATAGTAAGAAACATGACCAGGAATTGGGTTCTTATCTCTTGCACTTGCAAAGCTTGATACCTCTACGGTCACAACAACTCcactattttgagttttttcccccttttcttgTTCTCTTGTGTGAAATCTGAACCCATTAATGATGTATCCTTTATAACATGTAACTGATGTACTTGGTCCACGAGACAATGATAATATGTGTTCAGAAATTGGACCTTCATGTCGCATTTGTATAATCTATAGATtcaaatataagatgttaatacATACATGTGTATTAGATAATAGAACAATTTATGTAGTGAATGAACTTACACGTTCTTCAAACCAACTAATGAATTCTCTTGTGTGAATCAAATCTACATCTCGTGCACGAATACGAGGCTTAACCCTTATAGATTGCTTATGCTctctgataaaaaagaaaaaattaattataatgctcacaaagaccaaaattaaatttttgtatgaGAATTAGtataaagttttattcaaataagtgtCTTACTCAATAAATGACGTCACTTCCTCACAATTAGTCAACACATATAAATGTGCTTGGGACCATTCTTCTGTGCTAAGAACACCAGATGTTGACTTCCCTATTGTACATCCCATGCATTTGAAAATGGTTAACCCTCCACcatttgttatgttattttcaatgacataatttctttcttcacgGTGATGCTTCGTTTCGACATCATGCAAATATCTTGAGCAAAAGGTTGTACATTCTTCTGCTATGTACCCCTCTGCAATAGAACCTTCTGGACGACTCTTATTACGGACATAAGACTTTAATGTACGTAAATACCTGTCATTTCACAACATGATAGATTTGTTTCATGAACTATATGAAACCTAATATCcataagattaattaaatgaGAACATAC
This region of Vitis vinifera cultivar Pinot Noir 40024 chromosome 5, ASM3070453v1 genomic DNA includes:
- the LOC109122616 gene encoding uncharacterized protein LOC109122616, with amino-acid sequence MGTLVQSQHNVPIQVQDWNHVSKDVKEKIWALVLEKYELEETCKSYILQCCGNLFRSYRNKMKAKYYNPYNTDEERLCHRPPHLSDDDWRWLIHFWGTPEAKDISEKNKANRAKQVIKHTSGSKSYAQIRYEQTQKKEDRSEPNRIEMFALTHTRKDGTPVDDHSKEIMDQFQQLLSQPEGTSSSTSASSGASTFVSSTSVASTSVASTYVDEIYTQVMGPERHGRVRGYGFGPTPTSIFGSTSRRRSRVILSTQIENAQEMLIAAEQKFTTATEELSNVKEKLSHVKETFEERLIEVQWKTREEVKEEFEEKMMEMQRKMQAQMQAQIQEQMMQMMQQFQQKQ